A portion of the Candidatus Macondimonas diazotrophica genome contains these proteins:
- the cysG gene encoding siroheme synthase CysG has product MGFYPVFLKLDAEPCTVVGGGAVAARKVDGLLKAGACVTVIAPQLNPTLLALEAQGRIRWAVGDYSGQRLGTPSLVIAATDDEAVNRTVHDDCRARNIPVNVADAPHLCTFILPAVVDRSPVQIAISSAGTSPILARRIKAHLEAWLPARYGALGRFAERWRAQVRERVTDPADRRRWWEDTLDSPIAERVLDGRETEADALMDAALSGEQPHRGEVYLVGAGPGDPDLLTFRALRLMQQADVVLYDRLVTPEILELVRKEAERIYVGKARSHHVVPQAQINAQLVALAREGKRVLRLKGGDPFIFGRGGEEIDQLAAQGIPFQVVPGITAAAGCASYAGIPLTHRDHAHSCVFLTGHPKDAALGVDWNTLTQPMQTLAIYMGLQGLESICASLIAHGLPPHHPAAVIQQGSTPAQRVVVSDLAHLAEAVRAAALKAPTLVIVGEVVRLREKLRWYGLENQSENAFTAPGTRA; this is encoded by the coding sequence ATGGGGTTCTATCCGGTCTTTCTGAAACTGGACGCCGAGCCTTGCACTGTTGTGGGCGGCGGTGCGGTGGCTGCCCGCAAGGTCGACGGCCTCCTCAAGGCAGGCGCCTGCGTGACGGTCATCGCTCCCCAGCTAAACCCGACCCTCCTCGCGCTCGAGGCACAAGGCCGCATTCGCTGGGCGGTAGGCGACTACTCCGGACAACGCCTGGGCACGCCCAGCCTGGTCATCGCCGCGACGGATGACGAAGCGGTCAACCGCACCGTCCACGACGATTGCCGAGCCCGCAACATCCCGGTGAACGTCGCCGATGCGCCGCATCTATGTACCTTCATCCTGCCCGCGGTCGTAGATCGCTCCCCGGTCCAGATTGCCATCTCCAGCGCCGGTACCTCACCCATTCTCGCCCGCCGCATCAAGGCGCACCTCGAGGCTTGGCTACCCGCTCGCTACGGCGCCTTGGGGCGGTTTGCAGAGCGCTGGCGGGCACAGGTGCGCGAACGGGTGACCGATCCCGCCGACCGACGGCGCTGGTGGGAAGACACGCTCGATAGCCCCATCGCCGAGCGCGTTCTGGACGGTCGGGAAACAGAGGCTGATGCCTTGATGGATGCGGCGCTCTCTGGCGAGCAACCACACCGCGGTGAGGTCTACCTGGTCGGCGCCGGCCCGGGTGATCCAGACCTTTTGACCTTCCGCGCCCTGCGGCTGATGCAACAGGCTGACGTCGTGCTCTACGACCGGCTGGTGACGCCGGAAATCCTCGAGCTGGTACGCAAGGAAGCCGAGCGCATCTACGTCGGTAAGGCGCGCAGCCATCACGTCGTCCCGCAGGCCCAGATCAACGCGCAGCTGGTCGCCCTGGCTCGAGAAGGCAAGCGCGTGCTGCGACTCAAAGGCGGCGACCCATTCATTTTCGGCCGGGGCGGCGAGGAGATCGATCAGCTCGCGGCCCAGGGCATCCCGTTCCAGGTCGTACCGGGCATTACCGCTGCCGCCGGATGCGCATCCTATGCCGGCATTCCCCTGACGCATCGCGACCATGCGCACAGCTGCGTCTTCTTGACCGGCCATCCAAAAGACGCCGCGCTCGGCGTGGATTGGAACACGCTGACCCAACCGATGCAGACGCTGGCGATTTATATGGGTTTGCAGGGACTGGAATCAATCTGTGCGTCACTGATCGCGCACGGGCTCCCGCCGCATCATCCCGCAGCGGTGATCCAGCAGGGCAGCACCCCGGCGCAACGGGTCGTGGTGAGCGACCTGGCGCATCTGGCCGAGGCGGTGCGCGCCGCCGCCCTCAAGGCGCCCACGCTGGTCATCGTCGGCGAAGTGGTCCGATTGCGCGAAAAACTGCGCTGGTACGGGCTGGAGAACCAGTCGGAAAATGCCTTCACCGCGCCCGGAACCCGTGCATGA
- a CDS encoding Ppx/GppA phosphatase family protein: MEPQPLPQGITAPPNGDPAGHFAALDLGSNSFHLILARRLGQHIQVIDRLREMVRLGTGLRADGTITPEAQQRALETLRRFGDRLRDIPPQHIRAVGTYTLRRGFRAVDFLEQAGQVLGHPIEVISGQEEARLIYRGVSFTLGPPANRRLVFDIGGGSSEIVLGDGIHPICMESLHMGCITYSQRFFRDGRITAKRWQAAETAARLEFQPVAANFRAAGWHEAIGTSGSIRAVAAMVQTLRNTPDIDAAGLADLRDRLIRAGRVDRLNLPDLAAERQQVFAGGAVILSAAFAALGIERMLPCDGALREGLLDELAAGRRGRQDVCNHTAEALSQLYHADRGQASRVCTTALGFLDQLREQWALGQTPDIDALRWAAMLHEIGLAISHSGYHKHGHYLLANGDLAGFSRNTQTLVSLLVRFHRRKIIRREFNVLPPEQRLTALRLTIVLRLAVLLHRARGSEPAPPIQLTATTDGLHMDFPKKGLTLRPLMHADLLEEQALLERAGFALSFGETD, from the coding sequence ATGGAGCCACAGCCGCTACCTCAAGGCATTACCGCCCCGCCAAATGGGGATCCCGCGGGACATTTCGCGGCCCTGGATCTGGGTTCGAACAGCTTTCACCTCATTCTCGCCCGCCGTCTGGGCCAACATATCCAGGTCATCGACCGGCTGCGGGAAATGGTGCGTCTCGGAACCGGGCTACGGGCCGACGGAACCATCACGCCCGAGGCCCAGCAGCGGGCGCTGGAGACACTGCGCCGATTCGGCGACCGCCTGCGTGACATCCCGCCGCAGCACATCCGCGCCGTCGGCACCTACACGTTGCGCCGCGGTTTCCGTGCCGTCGACTTCCTCGAACAGGCCGGGCAGGTGCTCGGCCATCCGATCGAAGTCATTTCTGGTCAGGAAGAGGCGCGCCTGATCTACCGGGGAGTGAGCTTCACCCTGGGCCCCCCGGCGAACCGGCGACTGGTCTTCGACATCGGCGGGGGCAGCAGCGAAATCGTACTGGGAGACGGCATTCACCCCATCTGCATGGAAAGCCTGCATATGGGCTGCATCACCTACAGCCAGCGATTCTTCCGCGACGGGCGCATCACGGCCAAGCGCTGGCAGGCAGCCGAAACCGCCGCACGCCTCGAGTTCCAGCCGGTCGCCGCGAACTTCCGCGCTGCCGGGTGGCATGAAGCCATCGGCACCTCCGGCTCGATCCGAGCGGTCGCGGCGATGGTGCAGACGCTGCGCAACACACCGGACATCGATGCGGCCGGCCTTGCGGATCTACGCGATCGCCTGATCCGCGCGGGTCGAGTGGACCGGCTCAACCTGCCGGATCTGGCGGCGGAACGTCAGCAGGTGTTTGCCGGCGGCGCCGTCATTCTGAGCGCGGCGTTCGCGGCGCTGGGAATCGAGCGCATGCTTCCCTGCGACGGCGCCTTGCGCGAAGGCCTGCTTGACGAACTGGCCGCGGGACGCCGGGGACGCCAGGATGTCTGCAACCATACGGCCGAGGCTCTCTCGCAGCTCTACCATGCCGACCGCGGCCAGGCCAGCCGTGTCTGCACCACCGCGCTGGGCTTCCTGGACCAACTGCGTGAACAATGGGCGCTCGGGCAAACCCCAGACATCGACGCCTTGCGCTGGGCTGCCATGCTGCATGAAATCGGTCTGGCGATATCCCACAGCGGTTATCACAAGCATGGCCATTATCTATTGGCCAACGGCGATCTGGCCGGCTTTTCCCGCAACACACAGACGCTGGTCAGCCTGCTGGTCCGCTTTCATCGGCGCAAGATCATCCGCCGCGAATTCAATGTTCTGCCCCCCGAGCAGCGGCTGACGGCGCTGCGTCTGACCATCGTGTTGCGGCTCGCGGTGCTGCTCCATCGCGCCCGCGGTTCCGAGCCCGCCCCGCCGATCCAGCTGACTGCCACGACCGATGGCCTGCACATGGACTTTCCCAAGAAAGGCCTGACGCTGCGCCCACTCATGCACGCTGATCTGCTGGAAGAACAAGCCCTGCTGGAGCGAGCCGGATTCGCGCTTTCGTTTGGCGAAACCGACTAG
- the ppk1 gene encoding polyphosphate kinase 1 gives MSTIEPVTSVEEAEAPSEPTDLTRADLYLNRHISLLAFNERVLAQARDPGVPLLERLKFLCITSSNLDEFFETRVAGLKELQAYGAWQVDVDNRSPAETLRLITARAHELVVEQYRVLNEELLPALAHEQIHLIAPKRWTKAQRAWVRRHFEEEVSPLLSPIGLDPAHPFPRILNKSLNFILSLEGKDAFGRNSALAVLQAPRILPRVIAMPQEVAPKGHCFVLLSEIIRTHAEDLFPGMQVKGFYPFRLTRNSEMFVDEEEVDDLLRAMEGELSSRRYGDEVRLEVARECPTEMVELLLKQFELEHSDVYSVDGPVNLSRLMAMIDQVERPELKYPPFTPGLPRELVGASGSAMGNLFEVIRKGDVLLHQPFQSFMPVVEFLRQASQDPQVLAIRMTLYRTGADSAIVDLLRQAAIRGKEVTVVVELRARFDEEANISLATRLQEAGAHVVYGVVGYKTHAKLTWVVRREGRQLRHYMHLGTGNYHARTARQYTDFGLLTCNPKIAEDVNHVFLQLTSLGRVPRLQRLLQSPFSLVSGLLERIHREIDHHRAGRPAAIRFKVNGVTDREVIQALYEASQAGVPIDLIVRGMCCLRPGVPGVSETIRVRSIVGRFLEHPRVYYFENGGKPEVYCASADLMERNLHRRIEVAFPVLDPALRQRVIEEALDYYLRDNMQSWLLQDDGTYIRADVGDEAPFSAQGALLKALASEGTIGIG, from the coding sequence ATGTCAACGATCGAGCCCGTTACCTCCGTCGAGGAAGCTGAAGCGCCATCCGAGCCGACCGATCTGACCCGGGCGGACCTGTATCTCAATCGCCATATCAGCCTGCTCGCATTCAACGAGCGGGTCCTGGCGCAAGCGCGCGATCCCGGCGTGCCCCTGCTGGAGCGGCTCAAGTTTCTGTGCATCACCAGCTCCAACCTCGACGAATTCTTCGAAACCCGCGTGGCGGGTCTCAAGGAACTGCAGGCGTACGGTGCCTGGCAGGTCGATGTCGACAACCGCTCCCCCGCTGAAACGCTCCGGCTGATCACGGCCAGGGCGCATGAACTGGTCGTGGAGCAATACCGGGTCCTGAACGAGGAATTGCTGCCCGCCCTGGCCCATGAGCAGATTCACTTGATTGCTCCGAAGCGCTGGACCAAGGCACAACGCGCGTGGGTGCGGCGCCATTTCGAGGAAGAGGTTTCGCCGCTGCTCAGCCCTATCGGCCTGGATCCAGCCCACCCGTTTCCCCGGATTCTGAACAAGAGCCTCAATTTCATTCTTTCGCTGGAAGGCAAGGATGCCTTCGGTCGCAACAGCGCGCTGGCGGTGCTGCAGGCGCCGCGGATCTTGCCGCGTGTGATTGCGATGCCGCAGGAGGTGGCGCCCAAAGGGCATTGTTTCGTCCTGCTCTCCGAGATTATCCGTACCCACGCCGAGGACCTCTTTCCCGGCATGCAGGTGAAGGGTTTCTATCCATTCCGGCTGACGCGCAACAGCGAGATGTTCGTGGACGAGGAAGAGGTCGACGACCTGCTGCGGGCCATGGAGGGCGAGCTCTCTTCACGCCGCTATGGCGATGAAGTACGGCTGGAGGTGGCACGGGAGTGCCCGACGGAAATGGTCGAGTTGCTGCTCAAGCAATTCGAACTGGAACACTCGGATGTCTATTCGGTGGATGGGCCGGTCAATCTGAGCCGCCTGATGGCCATGATCGATCAGGTGGAACGACCTGAGCTGAAATATCCCCCGTTCACGCCGGGATTGCCGCGCGAACTCGTCGGGGCTTCGGGCAGTGCCATGGGCAATCTGTTCGAAGTGATCCGCAAGGGCGATGTGCTGCTGCACCAGCCGTTTCAGTCCTTCATGCCGGTGGTCGAGTTTCTGCGTCAGGCAAGCCAGGATCCCCAGGTGCTGGCGATCCGCATGACCTTGTACCGAACCGGTGCCGATTCGGCCATCGTCGACCTGCTGCGTCAGGCGGCCATTCGAGGCAAGGAAGTGACGGTGGTGGTCGAGCTGCGTGCACGCTTCGACGAGGAGGCCAACATCAGTCTGGCGACCCGTCTGCAGGAGGCGGGCGCGCATGTGGTGTACGGTGTGGTGGGCTACAAGACCCACGCCAAGCTCACTTGGGTCGTGCGCCGGGAAGGGCGGCAGCTGCGCCACTATATGCACTTGGGTACGGGGAACTACCATGCCCGTACGGCAAGGCAGTACACGGACTTCGGCCTGTTGACCTGCAATCCCAAGATCGCCGAGGACGTCAATCACGTCTTCCTGCAGCTGACCAGCCTGGGCCGCGTCCCGCGCTTGCAACGGCTGTTGCAATCGCCATTCTCGCTGGTTTCCGGGCTGCTCGAGCGCATCCACCGCGAGATCGATCATCACCGCGCCGGGCGCCCGGCGGCGATTCGTTTCAAGGTCAACGGCGTGACGGATCGCGAAGTGATTCAGGCGCTCTACGAAGCCTCCCAGGCGGGCGTACCGATCGATCTGATCGTGCGCGGCATGTGCTGCCTGCGTCCTGGGGTGCCGGGCGTGTCCGAAACGATCCGTGTGCGCTCCATTGTGGGTCGTTTTCTGGAGCATCCGCGCGTCTATTACTTCGAGAACGGCGGGAAACCTGAGGTGTATTGCGCCAGCGCCGATCTGATGGAGCGCAATCTGCATCGGCGTATCGAAGTCGCCTTCCCGGTGCTGGATCCGGCGTTGCGCCAGCGCGTGATCGAAGAGGCATTGGACTATTACCTGCGGGACAACATGCAAAGTTGGCTATTGCAGGACGATGGAACTTACATCCGCGCCGATGTCGGTGATGAGGCGCCGTTCAGCGCCCAGGGGGCTTTGCTCAAAGCCCTGGCCAGCGAGGGCACGATCGGAATCGGTTGA
- a CDS encoding Bax inhibitor-1/YccA family protein gives MSTPRPHVVHDTSVRVADNKLIRNTYTLLAMTLLFSAGTAGLSMMLNLPHPGVLITLVGYFGLLFLVTRLRNSAWGLAAVFGLTGFMGLTLGPILQAYLTMLPNGSQVVMMAMGGTGAVFLGLSGYALSSRRDFSFMGGFLTAGILVAFLAGLGAIFFQLPALSLGVSAMFVLLMSGLILYETSNLVHGHETNYIMATVTLYVAIYNLFLSLLQLLGFAGSDD, from the coding sequence ATGTCCACGCCTCGACCCCATGTTGTCCACGACACTTCGGTTCGTGTCGCTGATAACAAGCTGATTCGTAACACCTATACCCTGCTCGCCATGACGCTGTTGTTCAGCGCGGGAACGGCTGGGCTATCGATGATGCTCAACCTGCCGCATCCCGGCGTGCTGATTACCCTGGTTGGCTATTTCGGGCTGCTCTTTCTGGTGACCCGCTTGCGCAACAGCGCGTGGGGGCTGGCCGCCGTCTTCGGTCTCACGGGTTTTATGGGGCTGACCCTGGGCCCGATCCTGCAGGCGTATCTGACCATGCTTCCGAATGGCAGCCAGGTCGTCATGATGGCCATGGGCGGCACGGGCGCCGTATTCCTGGGCCTGTCGGGCTATGCGCTCAGCTCGCGGCGCGACTTCAGCTTCATGGGCGGCTTTCTGACGGCGGGCATCCTGGTCGCGTTCCTGGCGGGCCTGGGTGCGATCTTTTTCCAGCTTCCCGCATTGTCACTGGGCGTCTCGGCGATGTTCGTCCTGCTGATGTCGGGGCTCATTCTGTATGAAACCAGCAATCTGGTACACGGGCATGAGACCAATTACATCATGGCCACGGTGACCCTGTACGTCGCCATCTACAACCTGTTCCTGAGCCTGCTGCAACTGCTGGGCTTTGCGGGTAGCGACGACTAG